The Xiphophorus maculatus strain JP 163 A chromosome 21, X_maculatus-5.0-male, whole genome shotgun sequence genome window below encodes:
- the LOC111606261 gene encoding C-C motif chemokine 2-like produces MIKMKILLLLLLLLAVCPCSHSSAAHYPTGKNRPCCLHVSRKNLSSQVVGSAFHKQPARFPCVRAVILYTQTGPICVHPRDSWVQQVIANITKKE; encoded by the exons ATGATCAAAATGAAGatcctgctcctcctgctcctcctgctcgCAGTGTGTCCGTGCAGCCACTCCTCTGCAG CTCACTATCCGACCGGGAAGAACCGGCCGTGCTGCCTCCACGTCTCCAGGAAGAACCTCAGCAGTCAAGTTGTCGGCTCGGCTTTCCATAAGCAGCCGGCCCGGTTTCCCTGTGTGAGAGCCGTGAT ACTCTACACACAGACTGGACCCATATGTGTCCATCCCAGAGACTCCTGGGTCCAACAAG tcattGCCAATATTACGAAGAAGGAATAA